The nucleotide window AAAAGAACCGGTAAAACCATTTGTACGCAAAAAACTACCTGTACCAAGCAGTACGGTCGCTGCCCCTAAAGAAGACCCGATTCCCAAAAAGGAAAAGCGGTCACTGGAAGAATTGTTTACTCGTGCATTGCCGCGAATCTTTACGGTCATTTTAGTGCTCGGTGTTCTTTGGGGCTTGAAACTCGTTAGTGATTACGGCTTTTTATCTGATAGCATCAAAATTATTGCCGGCTTTGTATTATCGATTGGTCTTGGCGCATGTGCCTATTATATGGAGAAAAGGAAAAAAGGGTCGCGGGTTGTCGCGTTATCCCTATACGGCGGTGCCTTCATCGTCGGGATATTGACAACTGCCGCGGGGGCCATTTTATATGATGTCCTCAGTTTGTACGTAGCACTGATTTTTGCACTAATCTACATTGTTTACGGAGTTTTCATCAGCTATGTTAAAGGAAATGAAGCATTGACGGCACTCGTTGTCTTTACGTCATTATTACTGCCGTATTTACTGGAATACATGCAGTTTAGCGGTGTGATTATCGGTATTTTCGTCGTGCTGCTGTTCGCTGTCGTGCAAGTCGTTATTTTAAAGCATACACAGCGTAGAGCACTTTTTATCGGAACTGCTTTTTCAGTTTTAGCACTTTCGGTTGTTTCGATATTCCATGATGAACGCCTCGTCTTTTTTGCATTTGCGATCATTGCTGTATACAGTCTGTTTCTTGTAAGCTTCTTACGGTTATATTCTAGCAATACTAAATTGCATGCCAGTTTACTATTCACCTATACTGTCATCGTCTTGTCCGTAATAAACGGAATTCTATCTCCTGAAGAGACTCCGTTACTCATCGCTCTTGTTTTGTTCTTTGCGATTGTAGCAGGTGCTTTATATATCGTATTTAAACGTGCAGAACGGCTGCTGATCGATATGTTCGGTACATTATCGGCTATTGTACTGCTGAATATTATTACACAGCTCAATATTTCAAGCGAATTGTCACTCCTTCTGATGATTGTCGTCACATTTGGCGGACTGGTCATTGCGGTGAAGCATGCGATTTTATTCATGAAATGGGTTAAGGGCATTACGTTTTCAGTACTCGCCTTTTTCGTCTTAATGTTTTATGGAGTAGAGCCATTCTTCTCATTGAGGCATTTGAACATCGTTCTTGTCATTGCAAT belongs to Solibacillus sp. FSL W7-1436 and includes:
- a CDS encoding DUF2339 domain-containing protein; this translates as MERDPEMLERIAALEQEVRSLKTEVQHLKQHVKIEQAVPLQKEPVKPFVRKKLPVPSSTVAAPKEDPIPKKEKRSLEELFTRALPRIFTVILVLGVLWGLKLVSDYGFLSDSIKIIAGFVLSIGLGACAYYMEKRKKGSRVVALSLYGGAFIVGILTTAAGAILYDVLSLYVALIFALIYIVYGVFISYVKGNEALTALVVFTSLLLPYLLEYMQFSGVIIGIFVVLLFAVVQVVILKHTQRRALFIGTAFSVLALSVVSIFHDERLVFFAFAIIAVYSLFLVSFLRLYSSNTKLHASLLFTYTVIVLSVINGILSPEETPLLIALVLFFAIVAGALYIVFKRAERLLIDMFGTLSAIVLLNIITQLNISSELSLLLMIVVTFGGLVIAVKHAILFMKWVKGITFSVLAFFVLMFYGVEPFFSLRHLNIVLVIAMLVLLYKVLLQYKAAPVEGKKKLFKLEDIYPCLLYLVALLYVWKLDWAYMPQHYTTFLAFSVIAFAFAAVLVVKREIVGQFLPWLATGVYMFAGLVLLSTVWVDDQAVIVALIVRILYFAILWAIVADAWEQGWIYKNYTAFFSQNTEKLTIASMVISIIWVFSITNFMNFHDLINWNFAVILNTVFIFIIACFSLFLAAKRSYSNLKMVGIGLLFFGIIKMIFFDLSELDILIRSISFIIIGAIGLVISNKLLGKGKDE